From Hoeflea sp. 108:
GCTGACGCCAGGACCGGACGAGCGCAACACCGCACGGGCAACGATGCAGGCGGACGTGCCCGACGCCTCGGGCACCGCCTCGATCGTCCCGCAGCGAGGCGCATCGAACGTACAGGTGGCCGAGACCGAGGCGGATGTCGCCAAGCTTGAGGCGGCCACCGGCATGCTGGACCAGGTGCCTGAGCCGGCAAGCATCCAGCCGGTCACTCCGAGCGCTGCCCCCGACACCAAGCTCGCAGCCGTCAGCCAGCCCGACCTCAAGCCGGCCAAGGTGACCAAATACGTCAATCTGCGCGATGGGCCGGCCGATGAGGCGCAGGTGCTGACGGTCGTACCAGCCAATGCCGACATCGATGCCGAGGCCGACTGCGGCTGGTGCACCGTCGTCTACAAGGGCCAGCGCGGCTACGTCTACAAGAGCTTCATCCGCCGCGGCGCAGCCGAAGAAGCGGCCGCAGGCCAGGGACTTTTCTAAGCCTCGTGGATCGGAAGCAAGCCGGGAGCCCCTGAGGGCGCCCGGCAGGATAGAGCAATTCCAGGAAAAGTGCGCAGCGGTTTTCCGTCCGGAATTGCGCAAAAACAAAGAGATAGAGAGATTCCGCGATTCGAAGAAAAGCGGAAACTCTCTAGGATCAACCGTAGACCACCAGAAGGTCCTTGGCGTCGATCTGGTCGCCGGCGCGCACGAGCACTTCGGTGATGGTGCCATCGCGCTCGGCGTGCAGTGCGGTCTCCATTTTCATCGCCTCGATGGACAACAGCACGTCGCCGGCCTTGACCGGCTGGCCGGCGGCCACGGCCAGCGTCGAGACCACGCCCGGCATCGGTGCCCCGACATGGGCGTCATTGCCGGCCTCGGCCTTGCGGCGCATCTTCGAGGCGCCCGCGCCATGCGCCCTGTCGGGCACCTTGACGCGCCGTGGCTGACCGTTGAGTTCGAAGAACACGGTGACCATGCCCTTTTCATCGACATCGCCGACGGCAAGGCAGCGGATGACAAGCGTCTTGCCCTTTTCGATGTCGACGAAAACCTCGTCCTCCGGCTGCATGCCGTAGAAATAGGTCGGCGTCGGCAAGACACTCACCGGCCCGTAGGTCTCCTGGGCGTGTGCGAAGTCCGAGAACACCTTCGGATACATCAGCCACGAGGCGAACTCGTTTTCCGACAGCTTGCGGCCGAGCTTGCCTTCGATGTCCTTGCGGCTGGCCTTGAGGTCAGCCGGCTTGAGCAGCGAACCGGGACGGACGGTGATCGGCGTCTCGCCCTTCAGCGCCTTCTTCTGGAGCGCAGCCGGCCAACCGCCAGGCGACTGTCCGAGATCGCCGCGCAGCATCGACACGACGGATTCGGGGAAGGCGATGTCCTTGGCCGGGTTCTCGACATCAGAGACGCTGAGATCCTGGCTCACCATCATCAGCGCCATGTCGCCGACCACCTTTGACGACGGCGTCACCTTGACGATGTCGCCGAACATCAGGTTGACGTCGTGATAGGCCTGCGCCACCTCGTGCCAGCGGGTCTCGAGCCCGAGCGAGCGGGCCTGCTCCTTGAGATTGGTGAACTGCCCGCCGGGCATCTCGTGCAGATAGACCTCCGAGGCCGGCCCCTTCAGGTCGCTCTCGAAGGCGGCATACTGATTGCGTACCGCTTCCCAGTAGAAGGAAATGCGGCGGATCCATTCCGGCGCCAGGCCGGGATCGCGATCCGAACCGCGTAGCGCCTCGACGATCGAGCCCAGGCACGGCTGCGAAGTGTTGCCCGAGAAGGCGTCCATTGCCGCATCGATGGCGTCGACGCCGCTCTCGACCGCCGCCAGCACCGTTGCCGCCGACAGGCCCGAGGTGTCGTGGGTGTGGAAGTGGATCGGCAGGTCGGTCGCTTCGCGCAGCGCCTTGAACAGCACCCGCGCCGCCGCCGGCTTGAGCAGGCCGGCCATGTCCTTGAGCGCGATGATGTGGGCGCCGGCAGCTTCCAGTTCCTT
This genomic window contains:
- a CDS encoding SH3 domain-containing protein yields the protein MNTPILRFAGISSGLAARLPRPRLSKPDVALLGAAGAVALAIVGFGFVGNQAPDTMETAAVLPPRLVLPQTAKVIPPLQKPTESAPMRAPVATNNTHLIEPAKPAVADGQLTPGPDERNTARATMQADVPDASGTASIVPQRGASNVQVAETEADVAKLEAATGMLDQVPEPASIQPVTPSAAPDTKLAAVSQPDLKPAKVTKYVNLRDGPADEAQVLTVVPANADIDAEADCGWCTVVYKGQRGYVYKSFIRRGAAEEAAAGQGLF